Genomic DNA from Garra rufa chromosome 18, GarRuf1.0, whole genome shotgun sequence:
CTCATATGACATTCAGAGCCACATCTTTTCCCTTACGGTTTCTTTTTCCCTTTTCTTCTCTGCCTCTCACGCTGAATCCCACTATGCATGTTAATGCTAGTGTCATCACATTGCGACAGGAAATCTCTCTCTTTTTTGAATGATGCAACTGTTTGGTCACATCCTctatctctgtctctctctccgcACTCAGATTCAAATGTAAACTAGTATATtttcaaaaaaagggaaaaaaaagaaaatcttggCGGGCATGGAAATGACCCTGAAGAAAATCACAGATGTTCTTCCCAAGTGAACCCaacaccacacacacatacaacgaCACCCAAATGATCTGGAGTTTCCTTTCCCTGGTCCCTTAATcagctagtgtgtgtgtgtgtgtgtgtgtgtgtgtgtgtgtgtgtgtgtgtgtgtgtgtgtgtgtgtgtgtgtgtgtgtgtgtgtgtgtgtgatgtaggAAGACGGAATCCAGCTGGACTGAGACTCACAGTCCACAGCTGGACACGAACCATTATATCCTAGAGCTACATTTAACACAGCACCGCATCACTCTTTCTACCCGCTTCATTTTCTTTTCCACCATCTTTATTCCAACAGGGAATTACAAGATGAGTAATTTTCTCCACAACAGATGCATTTACTTAATGCATTTAAGCATAAATTAAAAGAACGTGCTGAGTATGCTTGACGAGTGCAGACTGAATATGTAAAAAAGTGAATCAAAAATGTATTCTTAAAGTAGATCAAGTGAATCATTTTAATGACAGCTGGTGCAGTTAAGTTGTTGTCGAAAACAAGTAATCAATGCTAATTACTTCTTCATAACATGAACCGTTATAGTATGCTGATTACTTATCAGCTAATGTTAATGTATAAATTgtgacaatttttaaatatttttgtagcAGTAGTAGTAGTTATTAAACTATGGaggcccatttctgccactgaataaaaaataaaaaaagaggttATTGTGacatttaatctcacaattctctttttctcagagttgtgatataaacttattataaagtcagaattgcaagttctgagaaatgaagccagaattgtgagatataaactttttcttatgtttttcttttcttatgaCTCTATGCAATTCTTATGtttattttcacaattgcaagtttaaatctcgcaattctgatttttctagcaaatgcaagtttgtatcctgcaattacgactttttttctagcaaatgtaagttcttgcaattttgactttcttggAAATGCAAGTtctcatttttctcagaattgtgatataaacttattatagagtcagaattgcaagttctgagaaatgaagccagaattgcgagatataaactcacaattcttgtttcttctcgcaattgcaagtctgtatctcgcaattctgaccttttgtctcttaaaggaacactccactttttttttaaataggctcattctccaactccccccgagttaataaccaacgagtttccatatttgttgtatttaaaacttgactcttctgtagttatatcgtgtactaagaccggtggaaatgcaaagctgcgagtttctaggctgataagattaggaactacactcccattccggcgtaatagtcaaggaagtttgctgccgtaatatggctgaagcaggcggagtattatcagaaatgagttcccagctactttagcatttgcacatgtgctgcgtggtattactgctcctgcttcagccttattacggcagcaaacttccttgactattacgccggaatgggagtgtagttcctaatcttatcagcctagaaaattaaaagctttgcatttccaccggtcttagtacacgatataactacagaagagtcaagttttaaatacaacaaatatggaaactcgttggtcatttttgaacgcgatgctattggtctaataggattcaatgatttatgctaagctatgctaaaagtgatatcgccagaacaggagaacggctgaatggatttcaaaacggtaaaaatcaacttattaactcgggggaagttggagaatgagcctatttccaaaaaaagtggagtgttcctttaagtgcaAGTCatcgcaattctgatgttttcttgcaaatgcaagtttgtatctcgcaattacgactttttttctcgcacaTGCAAGTTCTTGGAATTTCTCTTTTTTCTTAgagttgtgatataaacttattataaagtcagaattgcaagttctgagaaatgaagccagtTTAAATTcctcaattcttactttttattacacaaatttaagttcttgcaattcagacttttttctcgcgaatgcgagtttgtatcttgcaattgtgactttttctcacaaatgcgagtttatatcttacagtttcgacgtttttcttgcaaatgagagtttaaatctcgcatttttttttctcgcaattgcaagtttgtatctcacaattaggacttttttcttgcaaatgcgagtttaaatGTCAAGTTCTCTTTTCTCtaagaattatgatataaacttattatgaagtcagaattgcaagttctcgcaattcagacgttttcttgcaaatgcaagtttaaatctcacaattctggaaaacttgcaaatgcgagtttaaatgtagcaattcttacttttttctcgcaaatgcaagttctcacaattcagactttttttgttcgaaatgcgagtttgtatcttgcaattctgacatttttgctTGCAATTgggtgtttatatctcacaattctgacttttttttggcaaatgcgagtttatatctcgaaattctgactttttcttgcaaatgtgagtttatatctcgcaattctgacattttgtttcgcaaatgcaagtttgtatctcacaattctaactttttcttgaATATGCgtttatatcttgtgattctgatgttttaagctcgcaattcttacctttttcttacaattgcaagtttatatctcacaattctgactcttcttACAAATGCGAGTTGTTCTGACTTTCTGTTCtgacacgcaattctgacttattttctcacagTTTACTTttttcataactgcatgatataaactcccatttgcgtgataaagtcagaattgcgagttcattgcaattctgactttaatactgcaattgtgagtttatatcactcaattctcagaatctcagaattgtaattttacatctcgcaaatctgattaagtcgcaattaccttttagtgttttttattcagtgatggaaATAGGCTACCATACAAAACAGatgttaaaaaaaagacaaaagatccaaataaattttcagcatttttatttttaaaatgtttctatttACACAAAATCTTCTCATGTTTTTAATTCAGGTGAGGAAAGGTACAGAATTCAAGCTCAAGTTGGCAGAGACATTCAACATTTCCTACACGAGGATAGAAAGAGtacaaattgtgtttatttacagtatatttGATTTCAAGTTAAAACATTTAGAAAGGTTTCTCAACGTCCATCTGTCATCATCTTTTTCATCCGAAAGAGATTTCAAATGGAGACAAAAAAGAAATATACACGCATTCTCTTTATAATAATTTAGCAAACGATATTGACAACAAAAAGCGACAAGGTGTTGTATATATTGCTAGGCATTAAAACAGGGTGTAGTGACGACACAAAAGTGATGGAGACCAATATCGTGAACGGGAAGGCCAATCAGAGAGCTGCTCCCATGAAAACAACATCTTTAAATCAAAAGCCACCAACCACATGACCTTTTAAACTTCTGTCACTGGTTTTAGAATTGCTATAAAACTGTGTAATTGCTATCATTTACAATCTTCTGGGGAAATTTCCATTTTAAGATCCAGCATCAGCATTTGATAAATCGACTGTGGGAGCGCTCAAACAAAAAGCTCCTGAACTAAGGTCATTCCCCCTGTTTGTTCAGAGATCATGTGAccaaaatcaaaagcacaaataCCAAGACTAAACAGTTAAGGGGCACTTGAAGAGACGGTACACTGTTTGTCTGATATGTATAATAAGTGGGCAAAGCTACATTATCAGACTCAACTCAGAAAACATTCAAACAAGTTCAAAATGGCTTATAAAGAAAGGTTGGACTGATTACATTAGCAGATTTCACTCGTTAATGTCCTCAAAATGTATTTTGGCTTCTGTGATCAATTACAATATACACTATAGAATAGAATGAATTTGCACTTCATTTAACTTCATGAATACAGACGTTGTCtcatttttgtctttttcaaAAAACAGAGGGGTTCAGTAGCTATCTGTGTCTTACTCCTACTCACCTACTCAAATCTtgttgctttatttttatttatttttaaaaaggcaCTCTAGTGACCTTCAAAATGAAACATGAATGGGTTTAACATAATGTAAGATACAGTTTTGAGTTAAGAGGTAGCTTTGGGACATATGGCAAGGCTGTGACAGATAAAGAGGAGACGTTGGGATATAACAGGCTGGGTTTATAATTTCTAACTCTTTTTTTGGGGGGCCAGACATGAACAATTGGACAATTTTACTAATGCCCGATTTATAAAAGAGCTGAATCGACAAATCCTTACATGGCTCGAGAAATGCATACAAAAATGTTTCCTCTAATGTACTGTCatcaaatctaagaaaagcacCAGCAAACTTAAGTTACTGCAGCACCACTCCAACTGGAGATTGGAGAAAACACATTACAAACATACTTGCACTCACTCATATCACGGTAACTGCATAGCTACATGAACGGTCAGATTATGGATTATTTTTTGGGATAAAATCTCACTAATCCTAAAATCTCACTGTGGCCAATTAATTAGCATTCAGCATTTCAGTCTTAAACATATCTCTGTTTCTATATGTGGTATCTGCATAATTAGTATTTTGTGAGGCTTTCAAATGTGTTCTGGAAAATAGGATTATGGGGTTTAGTCAGGGTAGACGACATTCAATTTGGCATAAATGAGGCTGGGAGAGACAGTCTGGTGTACCATTTGCCATTTTAGGTTTCAAAAGGGTGATATACACCTTTTTATGTTCACTTTTGCAAACTCCGCAACTATTACCCAACAGTCTATGCAGCATAAATTGACCAATGTTTCTACAGTCACGTCTAATTTTCCCAACACAGAATGGTACAACCTATTAAATTGACTATATTTCTACCCCTTATGGTCTCATTTTCATTTCCATTGAATACAAAATTGGCGCCTACCCTGACTAAGGTCCATTATGGTTATTTCAGCATAACGATGGATGATGAAGAGGTAGACACagtgaaaataaagaaaaagaggaTTGCAGAAGATGCTCCCAGCAACATGTCTTCTGTAGAAATagactaaaaataaaattgacaTTTACACTTTACACTTAAAATTCATGAGGACATCCTAGCCAGGGAATGGAGATTTACGTGTTAGTGCTCTAatcaaacacttcaaacaccaAAGCAAACGAAACAACTGCTATCCTCCTAACTCTACAGCTACCAACGTGCTCTTCGTAGACATCTTCAGACAGCGTAATAAGAGTATTAAGTTTTAAAAAGGACAGATTGATAATGCAACATGGTATCATCTAGTCCTTTTTTAGGGAAATCCAAGGGTAGAGTTTTGTATTTTGGCTGATTTGGAAATGAAAGATGGTCCTAAGTAGTTGCAGAGTCTATACAGTGGTTAAAACAAGCTTGTTTGGTTGATGATTGTCTATAGAGAACATAATCCTAATTGATACCATGTTGgatttttcacatttttcttaaCCAATCAAGGCAAAGTGGTCCATTGTAGATTCAAGAAAAGGTGAACTCGTAGAATCCATCAAGGGCTGGTTATGGGACAATTTTACAGCTACTCCAAGCAATGCTGTTTGTGGTGAAATGCAAGAGGGCAGTTGTCAGAAGGCCATGTTGAGGTTCTTGGTTTGAGTAGTTGAGTTGCATGCTGTATGTTCCCTTTATATCTACATGACTTCATTAAGACCTGGTGTCAACTTGGTTTGGATTACTCAAATTCTTCCATTGGGATTTAAATGGCTGGCTAAGCTGTCCTGTTGACTGGATGAAGAACAGAGGAATGGCAGAGTTTAAGGAGAGGTCTGACTCGATGACTGTGGAATGGTAGAATGGTGGACTTCAAAGGCAGGTCTGGCTGGTTTACTCTGGAATGATGGACTTACAATGTGAAATCTGGCTGGTTGACAGTGGAATGGTGGACCTAAAGGGGAGGTCAACTCGTTCCCCTTCCTTGGCATTAAAGTGTGCTGGTTACACTGAGGTCTGGGTTTGGTAACTCTCCAGATGCAGGAATTCTTCAAGCTCCCGTTGTTGTAACCCTGAAGACTTTTAGTGAAGGTATGAAGTATGTGCGTGTTTGTTTAaaggtgtgtctgtgtgtattgGCGTGTGTGGCAGTGGATTTGTGTGGCAGTGTGTGTGGGATAAGCGTTGAGTCTTTGTATACTTTTTGGGTGTCGGAAGAGGCCACCCTCATCCTCATTCATTACTGGTGTCGAATCGTTCTTCGGTTCCCATAGGAGACTCTTGAACTCGATGTTTGCACTGGCCTTGGGTATGTCGTGTGGTGGAGCGGGAGTGGCGGGCAAAACAGGTAGTGACAGTTTGTGAGCTGCAGTCACAAACTGAATCCtgcaaagaaagaaagattttaaGACATTTGCTTGATTCAGGGTTTATTCTTTGGAGCAGGTGTCTCCAAACATTGTTAAGCTTTAACTTGCttcaacacacctgcctagaagtttctagcatgcctagtaagaccttagAGGCTTTCACACCACATAGTTCTAGGAATTAGCCAGCATGGTGGTTCCTAGAGAACCAGTTCCCCCTATGGCCGTTTTCCTGGTTGCATTCGCACCGGCAGTAGGAATTCTGAAGCGGCCGGCAGTGATGTTGCAGCATTTACAACTGTGATCtgagctgtttttgttgtgtgttgTTGGTTTTGTGATAATGGAGATAGAATGTAATCGCACAATTTACACGATTGAAAgagcatgaaaatctgacttatGTCGCTTTTCCACAGCATGGTACAGTACGGTTTAGTAATCTCACTTTTGGGGGGGTTTCCACTGTGTACAGTACCTGGTACTTTTTTTCAGTACCACCTCAGCTGAGGTTACCAAAATGTGACATGTAAACCGCCATAAATCTCCTGTGACAACTTCCGTTGTTAAGTATTATCCAGGCTGAGTAAAGAACACAACACTGCAAACGACAGGTAGCAAAATTTTGTTATCGCTGTTTTTCATGTTTGTGAAGTAAATATTTTTGAATAGCTTTTTAAAAATGCCGGGTAGTCGGTGTTTCGTATGTGTTTGGCCAGTCAGCGTACACTTACGGCATTGGTAGTTCCTATAGAAATGTTTGAGACACTACTCTAAAGTATAAGCTAATTTAATTCTTCCAAATTGAGTTCCTAGAACTAAAAAGATTCCTAGTTCCTGTGGTGGGAACACGCCAAGAAGCGGGAACTTCGGCCAATAGTTCTAAGAACTATAAAAGGTTCCTCTGGTGTAAAAGCCCCttttgattagctggttcaggtgtgtttaattagggtcaaagctaaactctgtaggacaccggaCCTCTAGGACCAAGTTTGGAGGCGAGTTTGTATAACACAATCAGATGTTCATGATTAAATGCAATCAACTACATCAGGGATGGGCAATTTCAGTCCTGAAGGGCCactgtcttgcagagtttagctcaaacacacctgaacaagctagtcaatgtcttcaagatcactagaaagctacaggcaggtatgtttgattagggttggagctaaactctgcaggacagtggccctccaggactgaagtTGCCCAGATCAACAGTGGTGACACTAGAACTTGACTGTCTCACCTCCAGGGTACTAGCGCTTGAACTCGTTACATCCTTTCCGGTGGCTACAAACTCGTCTCTTTGGGTTTTCATAAACCGCTTATTGACAATCTTTGTGATGTTGTCTGTGCTGATCAAGGCTCCAGGTAGGCATTCAGGCTTTGGTTCGTCCATTGTGCCTGGTGGCACAGTCCTGCCGCAAACATTGCGGAGAAACTCCTGGACCATGCCGTACTTCTGAGCTCCCGCTTCTCCCAGACCGATACCAATGCTAGGACAGGAGGGTTTCCCAGCAGCTTGTCTTCCAGGGCATGGATCTGCTTTCCATAATGATTCAACACTTCCGGAGTGTTCGACCACACTAAAGAGACTGGTCAAGCCATCATTGAGGCCACTCAGCACTGGGCTGTCCCGGGTCGTGGTGGAACGTGCCCAGGCGGAACCGTTCTGACATCCACTACGGTTATTAAGATTCCATACACTGCGATCCCTTGAGGAGGTTGAGGAGGTCTCGAGTTTGGAGGAGGAGGTGGAGACCCTGCGAGTAAGCTTAGGTGAGCCATATTTGGGTGAGCAACATGGTCTATCTATGCGACTGTGAACCTTCTCTAAAGATGTAGAGATCTGTCGGGAGCGTACAGATGAAAGTGAGGTGGACGGACGAGGAGACCATGTTTTCCCCTGAAGGCCCCTAGTTGTTGAAATTGGGCCGTCGGTTTGTAAGCCAATGCTGACAAACTGTGCTGTTTGCGTTCCTGTACTTGAAACGCCAACTGTTTGGCTCCCAGTATCTTTGCTGCACTTCCTCTCAAGGGAACTGGAACGAATGGCCTGTCGCACACAGTTGGTCATTTCCTTCATGTCATCACTCAGGTTGCCTGAAATTTCCAGTCCGTGGAATGGTGCAGAACCTACGGTCCGTCCTTCAAGCAGATCTCTATGCTGCTGTGAAAGTGAATTTAACCACTGCTCATAAGTGGATGAGGAAGTGGTCAACAAAGGTGCAGATGCAGCAGTTATGGCTCCGTCTCTAGATGATGGTCCTTGATGAGGATCCTGCTGGGCCTTTTCTTTGACTTGCCTCCTCTCCATTCTCCTCACAGTTGGAGGACTGTAGTAGATGCGAATGCCTGTCTTATCTGGAGCGGTGTAACTTCTCTGGATGCACTCCTTGCTCAACTCCAGTCCGGGGAAGCTGCTATTAGAGTTGGTGCTTGGGCAGTCCCATGTCTTAAACTGGTCACCCTTCTCCAAGACTGCAGAATCATTGGTTAGGTACTTCCAATTCTTCTTATTGAGATCACTTAAGTCGGTGCGAGCCAGAATGGAAGCAGGAGCAGTAGTTTGATGCTGTGCAACATTGCATTCTGGAACTCCACTGACCTTGTGACCAGAAAGGAACAGGCTGGTGTCCAGCAGGTTCTTAAACTCAGTGAGGGCAGAAATTGATTTGGTCCTGTAACGAGAGAGTGGGGATTATCATAAAACAATCATGTCTGATAAACAAGGCACAAATTTAAGACCTTAAAAgattagttaacttccagaaaaaacatttcctgataatttacttacccgcatatcatccaagatgtctttctttcctcagtcacaAAAGAAAtttgggtttttgaggaaaacattccaggatttttctccttttaatggacttcaatagtggccaatgggttgaaggtctaaattgcagtttaacACAATCCTAAGCAaagaataaggatcttatctagcaaaatgtaaaaatatttagactttttaaccacaaatgcttgtcttgcactagctcaacctcatgGATTACGCAGTCACATTGGAAAGATGACGCATGACGATGGTGGAAAtaccgatccagtgtttacaaagtgaatatgCAAAGAAATTCAAACACCCTTTACTAAAAAGGGTAAAATAACATTGTTCAATGATTTTGGAGTCaaaaataagatgtttttttttcaccctaccctaccggtttgaaccaaagtacacaaacAAAGGACTAACCGtgtgtataaatgtttttttttttagaaaatgactgatcgttttgctagataagacttttagtccttggctgggatcatatagagccctttgaagctttactgaaactgcaatttggcccttcaacccgttgaccaccattgaagtcaactatatagagaaaaatcctggaatgttttcttcaaaaaatgggagtaagtaaattatcatggaagtgaactaatcctttaatttaagTCAGTTTACCTTTGCAGTCCTGAACCACTGGTGGCAGCATCTGCTGAGATTTCTTTTTCAGATGTTTTGTCATGAAGAGACTGAAAAGGAAATGATCTATTTTAGTGAAGTTTTACAGAGCAGCATGCCTTGGTCTTCCCCCCACACAGTACTCCCATTCATTTATGTGGTATTACTGAGTCAGACGATATTCTCTTTAGGAAATGAGGTCATTCAAAACAGCTAGTTTCCTCTGCGGGGGTAATGATAGTGGTATGGTTCGCCACGTCTATATAAATGACCCAAATTTTCTCAATGAAGCATGGTATTAGACTTTTATCATTAAGGATGTCATATCAAACATAAAAATTAGAGCACTGTCGGtgctgatagccttgtgggcagtgcacTGACATGCAGCGCTTTTGCGCTCCGGGTGTCTCGTGTTCGAATCCCGGCTTGAGGACCTTTTCCAATCCcgtcccctatctctctcccacttcgcttcctgtcaatactgatctgtcctatcacaataaaggtaaaaatgccaaaaataaattacaGCACTGAGCTGGATGGTCACAAAAAGAAACACAGAGAAAAACTATGTAGTCTCATCTTTTTTTCCAGCCTCATTACTTACAGTGTGGTTAGTTCAGACAAACTGACCACACTGTCTCAGGCTTCTTTCCATTTGGACTAAGCACACAGTGCACAGCCACATGGATATGCAAAACCAGCTGTTCCAGATAGGTGATGCAACATGCTGAGAGCCGGTCTGCAGGCGCTCTGCGGAAATGTTTAGAGATACTGTCATATCCGCCCATTATGTGAGGGGAGCCCAAAGTCAGCGAAGGAAGTGTGGGGATGAAGTATGCGCAAAATATGTCATGATGACATCCCCCACAGACCCAAATAAAACAACAGATTAAAAGGGCTCAGAAAAACATGAAAGGAAAACATGAAAGCAGGGAAAAACAAAGCTTCCCAGGCCTTTTAATGCACTTGACCATAAAAGTTACTGTTCACCCTTCACGCCtgttcatgttgttccaaacatgttcCAAAactcttttaaaaaatgtacagtagACTAAGTTTGTGAATATTCTGGACCACTTTTTGGTGTACTTGTGTCCTCTGAAACTTGAAAGCGACAAGCACAGTCTTTTGGAAGGACATGAAGGTAAATAAACTATTTTTGAGTAAACAAATCCTTTATCCATATGATATCTGACCTGTGTGCCTTTGTTCTGGGTTTCTCGCAAACGCTGTTCCCATTGACTTCTTTCCTGGTTGAAGTGCTCCAGAAGTTCTAGCCTCTCTCGGCTCCAGTTCTTCTCGCTGATCTGCAGTTGTTTGGTGAGGTCCATCACAGCAGCGTAAGAGTCGGCCAACAGGTGTTGATGCTCTGCTCGCTCCTTTTTTAGTGCCCCCTTGAGGTCTGGAGAATCCTTTTCACTCCCAGCAACAGATGCCTTCCCTATTTTCCCCTCCAGCTGATgataaaaataaagtacaaaatgAGACGGCGAGATAAAAAGATGTTTTCAAAAGTGGAAGAGTAACCATAGAAACAGCCCCATAATACTCAGTAAGCATTTGCAGTCAGATGCAGACAGCCGCACCATCCAGACATGACATTTTATAGATATCTCTTTGCCATACGCCATTAAATACGCAGATAAAAGTGCAATTAAATAAGTAGCTCAAAAtgcaaatttactcaccctcaggccatccaacatGTAGATGAGTGAAACAGATTCTAGCAAATTGTACCTTTCTAGCATTACACTTGttaaccaatggatcctctgtagtgaatgggtgccgtcagaatgagagtccaaacagctcataaaaacaacacaataatccacatgactaCAGTCCATCGCTtattttgtgaagtgaaaagctgtgtttcaatgaaacaaatccatcatgaagGCATTTTAACA
This window encodes:
- the LOC141291463 gene encoding microtubule cross-linking factor 2-like, whose amino-acid sequence is MGGYDSISKHFRRAPADRLSACCITYLEQLVLHIHVAVHCVLSPNGKKPETVWTKSISALTEFKNLLDTSLFLSGHKVSGVPECNVAQHQTTAPASILARTDLSDLNKKNWKYLTNDSAVLEKGDQFKTWDCPSTNSNSSFPGLELSKECIQRSYTAPDKTGIRIYYSPPTVRRMERRQVKEKAQQDPHQGPSSRDGAITAASAPLLTTSSSTYEQWLNSLSQQHRDLLEGRTVGSAPFHGLEISGNLSDDMKEMTNCVRQAIRSSSLERKCSKDTGSQTVGVSSTGTQTAQFVSIGLQTDGPISTTRGLQGKTWSPRPSTSLSSVRSRQISTSLEKVHSRIDRPCCSPKYGSPKLTRRVSTSSSKLETSSTSSRDRSVWNLNNRSGCQNGSAWARSTTTRDSPVLSGLNDGLTSLFSVVEHSGSVESLWKADPCPGRQAAGKPSCPSIGIGLGEAGAQKYGMVQEFLRNVCGRTVPPGTMDEPKPECLPGALISTDNITKIVNKRFMKTQRDEFVATGKDVTSSSASTLEDSVCDCSSQTVTTCFARHSRSTTRHTQGQCKHRVQESPMGTEERFDTSNE